A genomic region of Saprospiraceae bacterium contains the following coding sequences:
- a CDS encoding caspase family protein: protein MKPYFLILFILTNVCSYSQTKGASPQPSPQSGEGRGEVYAVVVGISDYQDPAIPDLRFADKDAEAFANYLRSSAGGKLDNDHLKVLINSNATMAQFANALDWLWEVCKEGDQAIIYFSGHGDVEKKSLTQPGFLLCWDAPARVYMAGGAFALPMLQEVVSTLSIQNKAKVIVITDACRSGTLAGSSVGGSQATAANLAKQFGNEIKIMSCQPNEYSIEGEQWGGGRGAFSYHLLDALYGMADNNNDLWVTLQEVGRYLEDHVTNEVAPVSQVPMVVGNRSEQLTSVDVNLLSSIKSGKTNQTILLSAIDSRGIEEDILSKLDSSTKKMYTQFKNTLKQKIFLEPEGACAESYYQQLINKSELERLHSTMKRNYAAALQEEAQQAINLLLMSDINENLFSNSKMKGLTNATYTKYLERASDLLGPQHYMFKSLKARKAYFEAVALGHFNTSPGNIGISDRKVVLDILNHYREALSWQSDLSFVYLRLGGLYAFSLNQLDSAEYYLNLAMKTTPSWIVPYIILHKIYTARKLEKAREPLEKANRIDSNATYLLYSWGTYYVLNQKPDSAIMKFLKILERDDVKLCRSCIHIALGISYYYLGKFVESEKHYLNALKIDSTSDPAVINLTSLYLNQGRLDESESMGKKWITRYPKDPEAYRFMAMIYIESNRLETADSLCRIALQLDSLDQYTYRTLAQVYLSANRIREAEAILITGIRKDPNAFELMINLGRVYAFTQRIEEATQQFNKAIEVAPNDAETHYQLGVVYNQLKRYEESVKANRLAIQLNPEFSMAYYNLACGLSMLSKTEEAFTQLELAIQKGFNNLDTIEQDSDLQNLKLQKEKWNKLLKKYFPDKMK, encoded by the coding sequence ATGAAACCATACTTTCTAATTTTATTTATACTAACAAACGTTTGTTCGTATTCCCAAACCAAAGGAGCCTCACCCCAACCCTCTCCGCAAAGTGGAGAGGGCCGGGGTGAGGTCTACGCGGTCGTCGTCGGCATCTCCGACTACCAGGATCCCGCCATCCCCGACCTGCGTTTTGCAGATAAAGACGCCGAAGCTTTTGCAAATTATCTCAGATCAAGCGCCGGAGGTAAACTCGACAACGATCATCTAAAAGTACTGATCAATTCGAATGCCACCATGGCCCAATTTGCCAATGCATTGGATTGGTTGTGGGAAGTTTGCAAAGAAGGAGATCAGGCCATCATTTATTTTTCGGGCCATGGTGATGTGGAGAAAAAGAGTTTGACGCAACCCGGATTTTTATTATGTTGGGATGCACCGGCACGAGTGTATATGGCCGGTGGTGCCTTTGCATTGCCGATGTTGCAAGAAGTAGTATCTACATTATCAATACAAAATAAAGCAAAAGTGATTGTCATTACCGATGCTTGTCGTTCGGGTACTTTGGCAGGAAGTTCGGTTGGAGGATCACAAGCTACGGCTGCGAATCTTGCCAAGCAATTTGGAAATGAAATTAAGATCATGTCATGTCAGCCGAATGAATACAGCATCGAAGGCGAGCAATGGGGTGGTGGACGTGGTGCCTTTTCGTATCATCTTCTCGATGCACTTTATGGAATGGCCGATAACAACAATGATTTATGGGTGACCTTACAAGAAGTAGGAAGATATCTGGAAGACCATGTAACCAATGAGGTGGCGCCGGTGAGTCAGGTTCCCATGGTCGTTGGAAATCGAAGCGAACAATTAACAAGTGTTGATGTCAATCTGTTATCATCCATTAAATCCGGGAAAACCAATCAAACGATTTTGTTGAGCGCTATAGATTCAAGAGGAATTGAAGAAGATATATTATCAAAATTGGATTCAAGTACCAAGAAGATGTATACTCAATTTAAAAATACACTCAAACAGAAAATATTTTTAGAACCAGAAGGTGCATGTGCTGAATCGTATTATCAACAATTAATCAATAAATCTGAATTAGAACGTTTGCATTCTACGATGAAACGTAATTATGCCGCTGCATTGCAAGAAGAGGCACAGCAGGCCATCAATTTATTATTAATGTCCGACATTAATGAGAATCTTTTTTCCAATTCGAAAATGAAGGGCTTGACTAATGCAACTTATACAAAATATTTGGAAAGAGCTTCGGATCTATTAGGGCCACAACATTATATGTTTAAATCATTGAAAGCACGAAAGGCTTATTTTGAAGCTGTTGCCCTCGGCCATTTCAATACCAGCCCAGGTAACATTGGTATTTCGGATAGAAAAGTAGTGTTAGATATCTTAAACCATTATCGTGAGGCGCTTAGTTGGCAGAGTGATTTATCTTTTGTGTATTTGAGATTAGGAGGTTTATATGCATTTTCACTTAATCAATTGGATTCAGCGGAGTATTATTTGAATTTAGCGATGAAAACAACTCCTTCCTGGATTGTACCTTATATAATCCTTCATAAAATTTATACAGCCAGGAAATTAGAAAAAGCAAGAGAACCACTTGAAAAAGCCAACAGGATTGATTCAAATGCAACTTATTTGTTGTACAGCTGGGGAACGTATTATGTTCTGAATCAAAAACCAGATTCTGCTATAATGAAATTTCTGAAAATATTGGAACGTGATGATGTGAAGCTATGCAGGTCTTGTATTCACATTGCATTGGGAATTTCTTATTACTATTTAGGGAAATTTGTGGAATCCGAAAAACATTATCTCAATGCCTTGAAGATTGATTCGACTTCAGATCCGGCAGTGATAAATCTAACTTCACTCTATTTGAACCAAGGAAGATTAGACGAATCAGAATCAATGGGAAAAAAATGGATTACCAGATATCCAAAAGATCCGGAAGCCTATAGATTTATGGCTATGATCTATATAGAATCAAATCGTTTGGAAACGGCAGATTCCTTGTGTCGCATAGCTCTTCAACTTGATTCGCTTGATCAATATACTTATAGAACTTTGGCTCAAGTATATTTAAGCGCAAATCGGATTCGTGAAGCAGAAGCTATTTTAATAACGGGTATTCGCAAGGACCCGAATGCGTTTGAATTAATGATTAACTTGGGAAGAGTTTATGCATTTACACAGCGAATTGAAGAAGCAACGCAACAGTTTAATAAAGCAATTGAAGTTGCCCCAAATGATGCAGAAACTCATTATCAATTGGGAGTTGTTTACAATCAATTAAAACGATATGAAGAGTCAGTGAAAGCAAACCGATTAGCAATTCAATTGAATCCTGAATTTTCAATGGCTTATTATAATTTAGCATGTGGACTTAGTATGCTCAGTAAAACAGAGGAAGCATTTACTCAACTAGAATTAGCAATCCAAAAAGGATTTAATAATCTTGACACTATAGAACAGGATAGCGATTTACAAAATTTGAAATTGCAAAAAGAAAAGTGGAATAAATTGTTGAAAAAATATTTTCCTGACAAGATGAAATAG
- a CDS encoding caspase family protein → MKINFMFFLVLTSISLLAQNKGASLLSTASSQQSGVNTKTYAVVIGISDYQDAGIPDLRFADKDAEAFANYLRSEAGGKLDGDHLKVLINSKATMAQFANALDWLWEVCKEGDQAIIYFSGHGDVEKKSLTQPGFLLCWDAPARVYMAGGAFALPMLQEVVSTLSIQNKAKVIVITDACRSGTLAGSSVGGSQATAANLAKQFGNEIKIMSCQPNEYSIEGEQWGGGRGAFSYHLLDALYGMADNNNDLWVTLQEVGRYLEDHVTNEVAPVSQVPMVVGNRNERLASVDESLLSAFKSGKKNQTMLMSAIESKGIEEMVLSKVDTGIRRIHELFNNALKLKVFLEPENACANAYYEILIKEPGLARLHSAMKRNFAAALQDDIQQVLKKWLNTDLKELSLSKFSAFSKYKIFPRYLERTAELLGVDHYMYNILMSRKLFFEGYLMHLNLIDIKVHDLELGNKVLEKYRKALMIHPESSHIYYFMEVLHFNQFNQTDSAEYYAKRAVEHTPNWFLPYSTLGGMYAQNIIINNRITGELEKAREFLELAESLDSVLARSDVIHLNNYSSYYLAAGKMDMARELIIKAMQLYSSANSMSYNSLGNICLLSKQYLDAEKYYLKAIELDSTFVSNYYNLGIVYSESGRLIESEMQYKKSIDLDSNYINAYFNLGIIYKKARRFSEAKELFRKCFILDSTDLLSIFELGSINMILKQHFEAESLLLKCIQRDSTLAPVYGNLGIVYFQMGAFEKAEQQLKKALSIDSTWQNLWFYLGKIYDSQGREVEFEYTLHQVYSLDSGKTHTLNLLGKHYTDKLKFDFAKTYLLKSVKLDSINPYTWDLLGTLYYRQLMNAEAEYCFKRAIKIDSNFVNSLYNLAALYMDVNTDPNADMLLKRIIHLEPKHAEALFRLAILNARKKQFNQTWKYLDDALINGFNRIEDLEADSDLELLRSKKSKWDLMMKKYFLQYPKN, encoded by the coding sequence ATGAAAATAAACTTTATGTTTTTTTTAGTATTGACGAGTATTAGTTTGTTGGCACAAAATAAAGGAGCATCGCTATTATCAACAGCCAGCAGTCAACAGTCAGGAGTCAATACTAAGACATATGCAGTTGTAATTGGCATCTCCGATTATCAGGATGCGGGCATTCCTGATTTGCGCTTTGCCGACAAAGATGCGGAAGCCTTTGCAAATTATCTTCGATCTGAAGCTGGAGGAAAGCTGGATGGCGATCATTTAAAAGTACTGATCAATTCGAAAGCCACTATGGCCCAATTTGCCAATGCATTGGATTGGTTGTGGGAAGTTTGCAAAGAAGGAGATCAGGCCATCATTTATTTTTCGGGCCATGGTGATGTGGAGAAAAAGAGTTTGACGCAACCCGGATTTTTATTATGTTGGGATGCACCGGCACGAGTGTATATGGCCGGTGGTGCCTTTGCATTGCCGATGTTGCAGGAAGTAGTATCTACATTATCAATACAAAATAAAGCAAAAGTGATTGTCATTACCGATGCTTGTCGTTCGGGTACTTTGGCAGGAAGTTCGGTTGGAGGATCACAAGCTACGGCTGCGAATCTTGCCAAGCAATTTGGAAATGAAATTAAGATCATGTCATGCCAGCCGAATGAATACAGTATTGAAGGCGAGCAATGGGGCGGCGGGCGAGGTGCCTTTTCGTATCACCTTCTCGATGCACTTTATGGAATGGCCGATAACAATAATGATTTATGGGTGACCTTACAAGAAGTAGGAAGATATCTGGAAGACCATGTAACCAATGAGGTGGCGCCGGTGAGTCAGGTTCCCATGGTCGTTGGAAATCGGAATGAGCGATTGGCTAGTGTGGATGAAAGTCTATTATCAGCATTTAAGTCCGGCAAAAAAAATCAGACGATGTTGATGAGTGCAATCGAATCGAAAGGAATTGAAGAAATGGTTTTATCAAAAGTAGATACAGGAATTCGAAGAATTCATGAATTGTTTAATAATGCACTTAAGCTAAAAGTTTTTTTGGAACCTGAGAATGCATGCGCAAATGCTTATTATGAAATACTAATAAAAGAACCTGGGTTGGCGAGGTTGCATTCGGCAATGAAACGCAATTTTGCCGCGGCATTGCAAGATGATATTCAGCAGGTATTAAAAAAGTGGTTGAATACGGATTTAAAAGAACTTTCTTTATCAAAATTTAGTGCATTTTCAAAATATAAAATATTTCCTCGATATCTTGAACGGACTGCAGAATTATTGGGCGTGGACCATTATATGTACAATATATTAATGTCCCGTAAATTATTTTTCGAAGGATACCTGATGCATCTAAATCTGATCGATATTAAAGTCCATGATCTCGAATTAGGAAATAAGGTCTTAGAAAAGTATAGAAAGGCTTTAATGATTCATCCCGAGTCTTCCCATATATATTATTTCATGGAAGTATTACACTTTAATCAATTTAATCAAACGGATTCAGCAGAATATTATGCAAAGCGGGCTGTAGAACATACACCAAATTGGTTCTTACCATATTCAACGCTGGGTGGTATGTACGCCCAAAATATAATTATAAATAATAGAATAACAGGGGAACTCGAAAAGGCAAGAGAATTTTTAGAATTAGCGGAATCCCTTGATTCTGTTTTAGCAAGATCGGATGTTATTCATTTAAATAATTATTCAAGTTATTATCTTGCAGCAGGAAAAATGGATATGGCTCGCGAACTAATCATCAAAGCTATGCAACTGTATTCAAGTGCAAATTCCATGTCTTACAATAGCCTTGGTAATATTTGTCTTTTAAGTAAGCAGTATTTGGATGCAGAGAAATATTATTTAAAAGCGATTGAATTGGATTCAACATTTGTTTCAAATTATTACAATCTTGGCATTGTTTATTCTGAAAGTGGAAGACTGATCGAATCGGAAATGCAATATAAAAAGTCAATCGATCTTGATTCGAATTACATAAATGCTTATTTTAATCTGGGTATAATTTATAAAAAAGCCAGGCGGTTTTCTGAAGCGAAGGAGTTATTTAGGAAATGTTTTATACTCGATTCGACAGATTTGTTATCTATATTTGAATTGGGATCTATCAACATGATTTTGAAACAGCATTTTGAAGCAGAATCCCTCTTATTGAAATGTATTCAAAGAGACAGTACACTTGCTCCTGTTTATGGAAATTTGGGCATTGTGTATTTTCAAATGGGAGCATTTGAGAAGGCAGAGCAACAACTTAAAAAAGCGCTGTCCATTGATTCAACTTGGCAGAATTTATGGTTTTACCTTGGTAAGATTTATGATTCCCAAGGGAGGGAAGTCGAGTTTGAGTATACCCTTCATCAAGTATATTCATTGGATTCTGGTAAAACCCATACATTGAATTTGTTGGGCAAACATTATACAGATAAATTGAAATTCGATTTTGCTAAAACTTATTTATTAAAATCTGTGAAGTTGGATTCAATAAATCCATATACCTGGGATCTATTGGGGACATTGTATTACAGGCAGCTAATGAATGCAGAAGCAGAATATTGTTTTAAGAGAGCTATTAAGATTGATTCAAATTTCGTTAATTCCCTTTATAACCTTGCGGCACTTTATATGGATGTAAATACAGACCCAAACGCCGACATGTTATTAAAGAGAATTATTCATTTAGAACCAAAGCATGCTGAAGCTTTATTTCGACTTGCAATACTCAATGCTCGTAAAAAGCAATTCAACCAAACTTGGAAGTATCTTGATGACGCTTTGATAAATGGGTTCAATCGAATTGAAGATTTGGAGGCTGATTCTGATTTGGAATTGTTGAGATCAAAAAAATCAAAATGGGATTTGATGATGAAAAAATACTTTTTACAATACCCGAAAAATTAA
- a CDS encoding caspase family protein encodes MKSILLFVFILTNVCLYSQSKGVSQLQTASSKLPTSTYAVVVGISDYQDNAIPDLRFAHKDAEAFANYLRSNAGGNLDVDHLKVLLNENATVAQFAIALDWLMEVVKENDQVVLYFSGHGDVEKKTITQPGYLLCWDAPARVYLAGGALALPMFQDIVTTLSTQNKAKVIVITDACRSGKLAGSSVGGSQITGTNLAKQYGNEIKILSCQPNEYSIEGEQWGGGRGAFSYHLLDALYGLADINNDLWVTLQEVSRYLEDQVSKEVAPVIQVPMTVGNRNERLTIVNEKFVSSIKSGKTNQMMMLSAIDSRGIEEDLLSKLDSNTIRIYALFKSALQQKIFLVPELACAESYYQQLILEPKLERLHATMKRNYAAALQDEAQQVMNTMLKNGFTSEVTSGISVSQLYKNYPAYLERASELLGTSHYLHSSLQARKYFFNGKIQKSKKAI; translated from the coding sequence TTGAAAAGCATATTATTATTTGTTTTTATCCTAACAAACGTTTGTTTGTATTCCCAATCCAAAGGCGTATCACAACTGCAAACTGCCAGCTCAAAACTGCCAACTTCCACTTACGCGGTCGTCGTCGGCATCTCCGACTACCAGGATAATGCCATACCAGACCTACGCTTCGCACACAAAGACGCCGAAGCATTTGCTAATTATCTTAGGTCAAATGCGGGCGGAAATTTAGATGTTGATCATTTAAAAGTATTACTCAATGAAAACGCAACCGTTGCACAATTCGCTATTGCATTAGATTGGTTAATGGAAGTGGTCAAGGAAAATGACCAGGTCGTTTTATATTTTTCAGGTCATGGAGATGTAGAGAAGAAAACCATTACACAGCCGGGTTACTTATTGTGCTGGGATGCACCGGCAAGAGTCTATTTAGCAGGAGGTGCATTGGCGCTGCCCATGTTTCAGGATATTGTGACAACTTTATCTACTCAAAACAAGGCAAAAGTCATTGTGATTACAGATGCCTGTCGTTCCGGTAAATTGGCAGGAAGTAGTGTAGGCGGATCGCAAATAACAGGAACCAATCTTGCAAAGCAATATGGCAATGAAATAAAAATACTTTCCTGTCAACCGAATGAATACAGTATTGAAGGCGAGCAATGGGGCGGTGGTCGCGGTGCATTTTCATATCATCTTCTCGATGCCCTTTATGGTCTGGCAGATATTAACAATGATTTATGGGTCACCTTGCAGGAAGTGAGTAGATATCTTGAAGATCAGGTATCCAAAGAAGTTGCACCGGTGATTCAGGTACCCATGACGGTTGGTAATCGCAATGAAAGATTGACCATTGTGAATGAAAAGTTCGTATCTTCTATTAAGTCCGGCAAAACCAATCAAATGATGATGTTGTCGGCAATTGACTCCAGAGGTATTGAGGAAGATTTGCTTTCAAAATTGGATTCAAATACAATTAGAATTTACGCACTTTTTAAAAGTGCACTTCAACAAAAAATATTTTTAGTGCCTGAGCTAGCGTGTGCAGAATCGTATTATCAACAGCTGATATTGGAACCTAAATTAGAGCGATTGCATGCAACAATGAAACGAAATTATGCCGCGGCATTACAAGATGAAGCGCAACAAGTGATGAATACAATGCTCAAAAACGGATTTACTTCAGAAGTTACTTCCGGAATTTCGGTTTCCCAATTGTATAAAAATTATCCTGCCTATCTAGAGCGAGCATCAGAATTATTGGGAACTTCACATTATCTCCACTCAAGTTTACAAGCACGGAAGTATTTTTTTAATGGAAAAATTCAAAAATCAAAAAAAGCTATCTAA
- a CDS encoding tetratricopeptide repeat protein: protein MEKFKNQKKLSKENYLLALQKQPDLPQAYVELIFTCLPNEEDSAINYANKAVALVPNWVVPYIKLSRFYMGALKNKDKAEELLNRAGAIDTNSLLVWYQRGTFYFNQRDFQKAEYWLKKAVASEDEGICFPCAYNLMGNVYIETKQFEKAEAHFLKAIQLDSNYSGALNRLGKIYYRTGRFNEAEIIFNRELKAARTERDKASPYTELGNLYCESDRIKEGAEYYKKSADSDSTYDDPIFNLLNCYPKGITLTEGNILCKKLLNFDSLNISNIGNVAYFYAKSNNPNLAEYYVYKLKSLDKSSESFYNLTCILTIIGKPEKAFEALEQAAILAYDFHWMQRDPDLAPLRELPKWKEIMKKYYPDQMK from the coding sequence ATGGAAAAATTCAAAAATCAAAAAAAGCTATCTAAGGAAAATTATTTGTTAGCATTGCAAAAACAGCCTGACTTACCACAAGCCTATGTAGAATTGATTTTCACTTGTTTGCCAAATGAAGAAGATTCAGCGATAAATTATGCAAACAAAGCTGTGGCACTTGTTCCAAATTGGGTCGTTCCTTATATTAAACTTTCTCGATTTTATATGGGTGCGTTGAAAAATAAAGATAAAGCTGAAGAATTATTAAATCGTGCCGGCGCTATTGACACGAATTCTTTATTAGTTTGGTATCAAAGGGGAACGTTTTATTTTAATCAACGTGATTTTCAAAAGGCGGAATATTGGTTAAAAAAAGCAGTTGCTAGCGAAGATGAAGGAATTTGTTTTCCATGTGCATATAACCTTATGGGAAATGTCTACATTGAGACGAAGCAATTTGAAAAAGCCGAAGCACATTTCCTTAAAGCTATTCAATTAGATTCAAATTATTCAGGTGCCTTAAATCGTCTTGGCAAAATCTATTACCGTACTGGTAGATTTAATGAAGCTGAAATAATCTTTAATAGAGAACTTAAAGCTGCCCGAACTGAGCGTGATAAAGCCTCACCTTATACTGAATTGGGCAATCTTTATTGTGAATCTGATAGGATCAAAGAAGGGGCTGAGTATTATAAAAAATCTGCTGATTCTGATTCTACTTATGATGATCCAATATTTAATTTATTGAACTGCTACCCAAAAGGAATTACTTTAACGGAAGGAAATATCCTCTGTAAGAAGTTGCTAAATTTTGATTCATTAAATATCAGTAATATTGGAAACGTGGCATACTTTTATGCAAAATCTAATAATCCAAATCTAGCGGAATACTACGTTTATAAATTGAAATCGCTTGACAAGAGTAGTGAGTCTTTTTATAATTTGACCTGCATATTGACTATTATTGGTAAACCAGAAAAGGCTTTTGAAGCGCTAGAACAAGCTGCAATATTAGCATATGATTTTCATTGGATGCAAAGAGATCCAGATCTAGCACCATTAAGAGAATTGCCGAAGTGGAAAGAAATTATGAAAAAATATTATCCGGATCAAATGAAATAG
- a CDS encoding CHAT domain-containing protein, giving the protein MKYGLCSFCLFILNLLSAQTIDSIAIKQVDSLIRISRNLLVNRNFDKALEVSAVAEKIALEKLGKESAEYGSCAFNRARVLFYKRDYSGAQKWYLEAKDIREKVLGREHPDYGWSLHNLGLLYKTLGNYKKAEPLYLEAKAIWEKALGKEHFNYAASINNLASLYLALGSYEKSEPLFLEAKEIREKLKGKEHPVYAESVYNLAILYYEMGNYGKAESFSLEAKAIREKVMGKEHPDYALSVASLAMLYHDFGNYQKAEPFYLEAKVILEKVLGKEHPDYASSLNNLAVLYDDMGNYQKAEPLYLEAKVIWEKVLGKEHPDYATSPNNLGNLYYLMGNYEKAEPFHLEAKALRNKVLGKEHPDYTSSLTNIVRLYERQFRFLESDPLMEEAFILSQTRLVNAIAFLSEKELAQYISKFQISGSDLNAYLYARNKVTAQLGIFPQLAYDHALLYKGFILSSASRLNSPALNTPETSEIKLRLKDFRRLLSVEYTKPIAERNGIVELEEKANIAEKELSRSVAAYADAIRQIKWSDVQATLKPAEAAMEFISFKVNFPKTTDSTLYAALLLKPGDKQPRFIPLFEEKSMDSLLHTKSERKADYVNSLYTLIDRGALANEAPIRSLYEILWKPLEQELAGIKTIYFSPSGLLHRINLNAIPLIGPNGSGTETLSDRYLLIGLNSTRQLVIPSQIKNVNNDAVLYGGIQFEPDSTVQFNEPLLVSRSSGELSFNLVDTSLRGGSWNYLSGTEREVYSIEKIMQTSGVKTELKKAYYATEDSFKNIGANNSFSPRILHIATHGYFFADAKINSQQSIVKNQSESVFKMSNHPMLRSGLIMAGGNAAWRGKSTPEGKDDGILTAYEISQMNLSNTELVVLSACETGLGDIKGNEGVYGLQRAFKIAGVKYIIMSLWQVPDKQTSMLMISFYKKWLEDKMSIPDAFRAAQRELRDIGLDPYQWAGFVLVE; this is encoded by the coding sequence ATGAAATACGGCCTTTGTAGTTTTTGTCTATTCATACTTAATTTACTTTCTGCTCAAACTATTGATTCAATTGCTATTAAACAAGTGGACAGCCTCATTCGAATTTCACGCAACTTGCTGGTGAATCGCAATTTTGACAAAGCACTGGAAGTGAGTGCTGTCGCTGAAAAAATAGCCCTCGAAAAACTTGGTAAGGAATCAGCCGAATATGGAAGTTGTGCTTTCAATCGAGCTAGGGTGTTGTTTTACAAACGTGATTATTCAGGAGCTCAAAAATGGTATCTTGAAGCTAAAGACATCCGTGAAAAAGTATTAGGCAGAGAGCATCCTGATTATGGCTGGAGCTTGCATAATCTCGGTCTGCTATACAAAACTTTGGGCAATTACAAAAAAGCAGAGCCTCTCTACCTCGAAGCCAAAGCCATTTGGGAAAAAGCTCTTGGTAAAGAGCATTTTAATTATGCTGCAAGTATAAACAACCTTGCAAGCCTTTACCTAGCATTAGGAAGTTATGAAAAGTCTGAACCCCTCTTCCTTGAAGCCAAAGAAATCCGCGAAAAATTGAAGGGCAAGGAGCATCCCGTTTATGCTGAAAGCGTTTACAATCTTGCGATCTTATATTATGAAATGGGTAACTACGGAAAAGCGGAATCATTTTCCCTAGAGGCTAAAGCCATCCGTGAAAAAGTTATGGGTAAGGAACATCCCGATTATGCATTAAGTGTTGCTTCTCTTGCGATGCTGTACCATGACTTTGGGAACTATCAAAAAGCCGAGCCTTTTTACCTCGAAGCAAAAGTCATCCTGGAAAAAGTCTTGGGCAAGGAACATCCTGATTATGCCTCCAGCCTGAACAATCTGGCAGTTCTTTATGACGATATGGGCAACTATCAAAAAGCCGAGCCACTTTATCTCGAAGCCAAAGTTATCTGGGAAAAAGTGTTGGGTAAAGAGCATCCCGATTATGCGACTAGTCCGAACAATCTGGGAAACCTTTACTATCTCATGGGCAATTACGAAAAAGCAGAACCCTTCCATCTCGAAGCCAAAGCTTTGCGGAATAAAGTACTGGGCAAAGAGCATCCTGATTATACTTCAAGTTTGACCAATATAGTACGTTTGTATGAAAGGCAATTTCGATTTTTAGAATCAGACCCATTAATGGAAGAAGCGTTTATTTTATCTCAAACCAGACTTGTAAATGCCATTGCATTTCTTTCCGAAAAGGAGCTAGCTCAATATATTTCAAAATTCCAAATAAGTGGATCCGATTTAAATGCATATCTGTATGCCCGTAATAAAGTTACAGCTCAGCTTGGAATATTTCCCCAACTGGCATATGACCATGCTCTATTATACAAAGGATTTATCCTGTCCTCTGCTTCAAGGCTGAATTCGCCGGCATTGAACACTCCTGAGACTTCGGAAATCAAACTCCGCCTGAAAGACTTTCGTCGTCTGCTCTCTGTCGAATACACAAAGCCAATCGCCGAGCGAAATGGCATTGTCGAACTTGAAGAAAAAGCCAACATTGCTGAAAAAGAACTTAGCCGATCAGTAGCAGCTTATGCAGATGCCATTCGACAAATAAAATGGAGTGATGTGCAAGCTACTTTGAAACCAGCAGAAGCGGCAATGGAGTTTATTTCCTTCAAAGTTAATTTTCCTAAAACAACAGACAGCACTCTGTATGCCGCTTTGTTGTTGAAACCTGGTGACAAACAACCAAGGTTTATTCCTCTATTCGAAGAAAAATCAATGGACTCCTTATTGCATACTAAATCAGAACGCAAAGCTGATTATGTAAATTCTTTATACACACTTATTGATCGCGGAGCTTTAGCAAATGAGGCTCCAATACGATCCTTGTATGAAATTCTCTGGAAGCCCCTCGAACAAGAATTAGCTGGTATCAAAACCATTTATTTTTCTCCGAGTGGATTGCTACATAGAATTAATCTGAATGCAATTCCTTTAATTGGACCGAATGGGTCCGGGACAGAAACATTGTCAGATCGGTATCTTCTGATCGGACTAAATAGTACGCGTCAATTGGTCATCCCCTCTCAAATAAAAAATGTAAACAACGATGCAGTTTTGTACGGGGGAATTCAATTTGAACCGGACAGTACTGTTCAATTCAATGAGCCCCTTTTAGTTTCGCGTTCTAGCGGAGAATTATCATTTAATTTAGTGGATACAAGTTTGAGAGGTGGTAGCTGGAATTATCTTTCCGGCACAGAACGCGAAGTGTATTCAATTGAAAAAATCATGCAAACATCAGGAGTAAAAACTGAATTGAAAAAAGCTTATTATGCGACTGAAGATTCATTTAAAAATATAGGTGCGAATAATTCTTTTTCTCCCAGAATCTTGCACATAGCTACCCATGGTTATTTTTTTGCGGATGCAAAAATCAATAGCCAGCAATCAATAGTTAAAAATCAATCGGAAAGTGTTTTTAAAATGAGCAATCACCCGATGTTGCGTTCCGGACTTATAATGGCCGGTGGAAATGCCGCCTGGAGGGGAAAATCGACACCTGAAGGTAAAGATGATGGAATCCTTACAGCATATGAGATCAGTCAAATGAATTTGTCCAATACAGAACTTGTGGTATTGTCTGCATGTGAGACAGGATTAGGTGACATTAAGGGAAATGAAGGTGTCTATGGATTACAACGCGCTTTCAAAATTGCCGGAGTGAAATATATTATCATGTCGCTGTGGCAAGTTCCGGATAAACAGACATCGATGCTGATGATCTCGTTTTATAAGAAATGGCTTGAGGACAAAATGAGTATACCCGATGCTTTTCGTGCAGCCCAAAGAGAATTGCGGGATATAGGATTGGATCCGTATCAATGGGCAGGGTTCGTGTTGGTGGAATAA